The following is a genomic window from Sphingobacterium spiritivorum.
TCTCTTTCAGGTAGCTGTTCATCTTTTGGTTGCTCAATACCGGAAGCACCATCCCCCTTGCTACGCATGAGGGATAGTCCGCATAGCGTTCGATGATTTCCAAGGCTTGCGGAAGCAGCGGGATGTTGGAGGAAGTTTTCGTTTTCTCCCGGCTGGTCAATACCCACAATCTACCGTCAATACCCTTGGCGATATCCGTCTTTTGCAGTTTTTGCACATCGGCGTATGACAGCCCCGTATAGCAGCAGAACACGAAGATATCGCGCACATGTGCCAGCCTTGTTATGGAAAATTCCTTTTGGGCTATCCTGTCCAGTTCATCGGACGTGAGGAATTCCTTTTCCCTTGGCTTGGCTTTCGTTTTGTAGAACGCAAAGGGGGTTTCCGTAATCCATCGGTGTGCAAGACACTGGTTTATGATTTTACGCAGGTGCTTCATGTACTTGGCTGCCGACACCACACTGCATCCCATGTCAGAGCGGAGGAAAAACTCATAGCCTGTGATGAATGCATGGTCAATGTGCCGGATGGCGATGTCCGTTTCACCATAGCATTTTTCCAAATAGGAGGTCAGGTGTGCAACAGAAGTGTTGTAGCCTTTCAGCGTGTTGGGTTTGAAACCTTTCCCAAGCAACGCTTCCATCTTCCCGTTGTGTTCGGTAAACGTTTCCATCAAATACCGCCGTTGCACGTCCTTGCCGAGGTATTTCAGTTTCAGCGATTCGGCGGTGATTTCCGCACCGTCCTTTACGAG
Proteins encoded in this region:
- a CDS encoding site-specific integrase — translated: MSTNYSLLFYLKKPKNYVYGPKPIYMRITVAGDPKEVATGRECDPLRWNAKANRAKGTKEDIRNLNAYLHTLERKVADAHLQLVKDGAEITAESLKLKYLGKDVQRRYLMETFTEHNGKMEALLGKGFKPNTLKGYNTSVAHLTSYLEKCYGETDIAIRHIDHAFITGYEFFLRSDMGCSVVSAAKYMKHLRKIINQCLAHRWITETPFAFYKTKAKPREKEFLTSDELDRIAQKEFSITRLAHVRDIFVFCCYTGLSYADVQKLQKTDIAKGIDGRLWVLTSREKTKTSSNIPLLPQALEIIERYADYPSCVARGMVLPVLSNQKMNSYLKEIADLCGITKKLTFHMARHTFATTVTLANNVPIETVSKMLGHTNIKTTQHYAKLLDTRIGSDMDALQKRLAGIH